One Xiphophorus maculatus strain JP 163 A chromosome 10, X_maculatus-5.0-male, whole genome shotgun sequence genomic region harbors:
- the LOC102224338 gene encoding microfibril-associated glycoprotein 4-like has protein sequence MKLLSALLLFLIPLWASCAPLVLPLDCSDIYNHDNRKPSGVYTIYPIGATSAVQVFCDMDSLGGRWTVFQRRMDGSVNFYRPWGHYKEGFGNADGEYWLGLERLFHLSLRKKYELLVDMQDFAGNKAFARYSLFSVGPESYGYILHVSGFSNGGAGDSLSPHNGFKFSTFDKDQDGSESSCARKYLGGFWYENCHKNNPNGVYRWGADDTLYAVGVDWSTWKGYDYSLKAISFKIRPVQ, from the exons ATGAAG ctgctgtcagctctcctgctcttcctgattCCTCTATGGGCCAGCTGTGCGCCTCTTGTCCTTCCTCTGGACTGCAGCGACATCTATAACCATGATAACAGAAAACCCAGCGGCGTTTACACTATCTATCCTATTGGGGCCACGTCGGCTGTCCAG gtgtTCTGTGACATGGACTCTTTGGGAGGACGGTGGACA gtgttcCAGAGGAGGATGGACGGCTCCGTGAACTTCTACAGGCCTTGGGGTCATTACAAGGAGGGCTTTGGGAATGCTGATGGAGAGTACTGGCTTG gTCTGGAAAGGCTCTTCCACTTAAGTCTCAGGAAAAAGTATGAGCTGCTGGTCGACATGCAGGATTTTGCAGGAAATAAGGCGTTTGCTCGTTACTCCTTGTTCTCTGTTGGTCCAGAGTCTTATGGATATATTCTGCATGTGTCTGGATTCAGTAATGGAGGTGCAG GAGACTCTCTAAGTCCCCATAATGGATTCAAATTTTCCACCTTTGACAAAGATCAGGATGGTTCTGAATCAAGTTGTGCCAGAAAATATCTAGGGGGGTTTTGGTACGAAAACTGTCATAAGAACAACCCCAATGGGGTTTATCGCTGGGGAGCTGATGATACTCTCTACGCTGTTGGAGTGGACTGGTCCACGTGGAAAGGCTACGACTATTCATTGAAAGCCATCAGCTTTAAGATTCGTCCTGTTCAGTAA